The window ggtgtcgtacgttcggtacttggaccggttggatcgtgaagacattcgactacatcaactgcgttactaaaacgcttccgctttcggtctacgagggtacgtggacacactctcccatctcgttgttatgcatctcctagatagattttgcgtgattttttttgaattactacgttcccaacagtggcatccgagccatgtcttggcgtagatgttatatgcatgagtagaacacaatgagttgtgggcgataatagtcatacttcttaccaccaacgtcttactttgattcggtggtattgttggatgaagcagcccgaaccgacattacatgaccgcgttcatgagactggttctaccgatgtgctttgaacataggtggctggtgggtgtctgtttctccaactttagttgaatcaagtttgactacaacaggtccttgttgaaggttaaaacaacacacttgatgaaaagtcgttgtggttttgatgcgtaggtaagaacggttcttgctagaagcccatagcaaccacgttaaacttgcaacaacaaagtagaggacgtctaacttgtttttgcagggctttttatgatgtgatatggtcaagacatgatgttatataaattgttgtatgagatggtcatgttttgtaacagagttatcggcaactggcaggagccatatggttgtcgctttattgtatgaaatgcaatcgccatgtaattgctttactttatcactaagcggtaacgatagtcgtagtagcaatagttggtgagacgacaagatgctacgatggagatcaaggtgtcaagttggtgacgatggagatcatgacgatgcttcggtgatggagatcatgagcataagatgatgatggccataccatgtcacatattttgattgcatgtgatgtttatcttttatgcatcttattttgcttagtacggcggtaacattataagatgatcccttactaaatttcaaggtataagtgttctccctgagtatgcaccattgctacagttcgtcgtgccgagacaccacatgctgatcagatgtgataagctctacgttcacatataacgggtgcaagccagttttgcatgtgcagaatactcgggttaaacttgacgagcctagcgtatGCAAATATGACCtcgcactaagaccgaaaggtcgaacgtgaatcatatagtagatatgatcaacatagtgatgttcaccattggaaactactccatctcacgtgatgatcggacatggtttagttgatttggatcacgtgatcatttagatgactagagggatgtctatctaagtgggagttcttgagtaatatgattaattgaactttaatttatcatgaacttagtcctgatagtttttgcatgtttatgttgttgtagatcaatgacccgtgctaccgttcccttgatttttaatgcattcctagagaaagctaagttgaaagatgatggtagcaattacacggactgtgtccataacttgaggattatcctccttGTTGCATAGTAAATTATGTCttgaaagcaccgctaggtgcaaggcctgctgcagacgcaactgcggacgttatgaacgtctggcagagcaaaactgatgactactcgatagttcagtgtgccatgctttacggcttagaatcgggacttcaaaaacgttttgaacatcatggagcatataagatgctccaagagttgaagttaatatttcaagcaaatgccgagttgagagatataaagtttccgacaagttctatagctgcaaaatggaggagaatagttctgttagtgaacacatactcagaatgtttgggtaccataaccacttgactcagctgagagttaatcttcatgatgatagtgtcattgacagagttcttcaatcactgcaccaagctataaaggctttgtgatgaactataatatgcaagggatgacgaaaacgattaccgagctcttcgcaatgctaaaggctgtggaggtagaaatcaagaagcagcatcaagtgttgatggtcaacaagaccactagtttcaagaaaaaaggcaaagaaaagaagaggaacttcaagaataatagcaagcaagttgccactcctgagaaaaaacccaagtctggacctaagcctgaaactatgtgtttctattgcaaagggactggtcactggaagcggaactgccccaagtatttgacggataagaagaatgacaaagtgaaaggtatatttgatatacatattattgatgtgtaccttattaatACTCGTAATAacgtctgggtatttgatactagttttgttgctcatatttgcaactcgaaacatgggctacggattaaacgaagattggctaaagacgaggtgacgatgcgcgtcggaaatggttcctgtGCTTGCGTGCGGTTGTAAGGTGAGTGCATGCGTGTATGTATGAGCGTTCGTGTCTGTATTGTACTGAAGAAAATACCAATAGAAACctttttcctttttatatatagGGTATAAAAATAAGAAACTTTATTTTCATTCGTACTTGCATAGCGAAACCGTGTACTGTATGTATTTCCATCAGGCGGTTCGCTTCGTCGGCGTCAGCCGGCCTGCGGGGCACCGGCCACGTTGTATTAACCGGAGCCGGCCCAACCTTCCACCCGCGAGCTAAACCGGACCAAGGGGAAAGCAGGGCCACCGTTAGCGCCTCCTCTCCCCGCTCCGATCCGGATCTCCCCATCCATTCCGGCGAGCCCTCGCCGCGTCGCTTCCACGCGACCCTACTTCCTTAATAAATTCAACCTCCCCGCCGCTGCTCCCGTCAAACCCCGAATACTATCCGACTACTTCCTCCCCTGCCCGCGCCGCCTCCCGAGCCCAACAAACCCTAGGCGACGCCCATGGACTTCGAGGCCGACGGCCGCTTCGGCAACAAGCGCGTGCACAACCGCCTCGGACCGGCGCCCGGCGCcgcctcttcgtcttcctctaccaAGGTCTGCATCCATTGGCGCGCTGGGCGATGCAATCGCTTCCCCTGCCCCTTCCTCCACAGCGAGCTCCCTGAGGCGGCCACCACCAAGCGCCCGAACCAAAGGGATGGCCCTGGTGGGCACGTCTGGCGCAACCCCAACTCAGGAGGAGGgggccgcggtggcggcggcggcttcaaCAAATGGGGGAGGGGCCCCGGAGGTGCAGACGGTGGCGTGAGGCACAAGGTGCCCGACCGGCCCTGCAaattcttcctcgccggagactgcaCCTACGGCGAGAAGTGCCGCTACCCGCACACATATTGCATGAGCAATAGCATCACGCTGCTCACCCCTCTCCAGGGCCACGAGAAGGTACTTCATCTACAGATAAGACCGTCTAGTAAAATTCAAAACGTCGCTGATCAAATGCTGTGCGTCCTTTCAGGTTGTGACAGGGATCGCACTGCCTACTGGGTCAGACAAGCTGTATTCTGGTAGTAAGGATGGAACAGTGCGCCTTTGGGATTGTCAAACTGGACAGGTAGCTGAGGCATCATTGAATTGTATCCTTGGAAGGATTGTGTGTTCTCTTCTCTATGACAATTTTCAGTACCTTTATTTTCTATATGGTGTGTGATAGTGTGCTGGTGTCCTCCCCGTGGGGGGTGAGGTTGGGTGCATGATCAGCGAGGGGCCATGGTTGTTTGTTGGAATACCTGATGCTGTCAAGGTAGGAGATGGTGCTTGAGATTTGGGATTTTAACCCAATGCTATTGCTGTTCCACATGTGTGTCTGACTGTATGAGCTGTTGCTGCAGGTTTGGAATATGCAAACTCAAGCAGAAATGAACCTTACCGGGCCGACTGGACAAGTCTATGCACTCGCAATTGGCAATGAGCTACTCTTTGCTGCAACACAGGTACACTAAATTCCTTTTGGCTTGTCTTTGGCTCTAACATTTGTTTTGGCAAATATAATTTCCGTTAATGATGCATTCTCTCGTATTACACTTGGTGCAGGATGGAAGGATTTTGGCATGGAGATTTAGCGCCGTGACAAATTGTTTTGAGCCAGCTGCTTCTCTTACCGGGCATCAGCTTGCTGTTGTTTCGTTAATAGTAGGAGGCATGAGAGTTTACTCTGGCTCAATGGATAAAACCATTAGAGTAAGGACTGAGAACTTGTGCATTGTTGTTCACACATTCTTAGATACAGTTAATGTAGTTGgctttgatgcatgcatgagatCATGATTTTCTGTTAGCTTGTAACACTTCCATCTCTTTAGGTCAACATCTGTTTTATCCTCTGTGTTTCTTCTAATGGTGGATCATGGAAGTATGCACAAGCAAAGTAGACCCATGTATTGCATAtagttatacacttctgactgttCTCATTAATTTAAGAGGTAGGCATATTGGTAATTAGTTCGTCACTTCGTCTGGAGTTACAAGTCAGATGTAAAACAGATGATGCCTGAGATTTGTGCTACTATGTAGTCAGAATAAATGTAACTATACAAGCAAAGCTGGCATCTAATGTTTGTGCAAATCTGCATCAGGTTAGCCACTGTTACTATGGGTGTTGCAGTCCTGCATCACATATAACTTTAGAATTTAGAGTGGCCGCTCACTTCAATAAC is drawn from Triticum dicoccoides isolate Atlit2015 ecotype Zavitan chromosome 6B, WEW_v2.0, whole genome shotgun sequence and contains these coding sequences:
- the LOC119322530 gene encoding zinc finger CCCH domain-containing protein 17, with the protein product MDFEADGRFGNKRVHNRLGPAPGAASSSSSTKVCIHWRAGRCNRFPCPFLHSELPEAATTKRPNQRDGPGGHVWRNPNSGGGGRGGGGGFNKWGRGPGGADGGVRHKVPDRPCKFFLAGDCTYGEKCRYPHTYCMSNSITLLTPLQGHEKVVTGIALPTGSDKLYSGSKDGTVRLWDCQTGQCAGVLPVGGEVGCMISEGPWLFVGIPDAVKVWNMQTQAEMNLTGPTGQVYALAIGNELLFAATQDGRILAWRFSAVTNCFEPAASLTGHQLAVVSLIVGGMRVYSGSMDKTIRVWDLATLQCIQTLSDHTNVVMSLLCWDQFLLSCSLDQTIKVWAATESGNLEVTYTHKEENGALALTGMPDAQSKPVLVCSLNDNTVRLYDLPSFSDRGRIFSKQEIRAIQTGPGGLFFTGDGTGELKVWQWIIDASQT